In one window of Rhodopseudomonas palustris HaA2 DNA:
- a CDS encoding cytochrome P450: MFSFDPYSPAVDADPFPLYKTLRDEHPVYWSEPAQMWVLSRYIDVASAGTNWQVFSSAKGNLMTELPGRAGATLGTTDPPRHDRLRGLVQHAFMKRNLEALAEPMRDIAREAAEALRGREQFDFIADFSSKFTVRVLFAALGLPLGDEQTVRDKAVLMVQSDPVSRAKGPEHLAAYAWMQDYAAKVIAQRRAEPQNDLISHFSMAEIDGDKLDEREVLLTTTTLIMAGIESLGGFMSMLALNLADYADARRAVVADPARLPDAVEESLRYNTSAQRFKRCLQTDLTLHGVTMKAGDFVCLAYGSANRDERQFPNPDVYDLARKPKGHLGFGGGVHGCLGSAIARMAIKIAFDEFHKVVPDYTRVQPRLDWMPSSTFRSPLRLEMAVERAESRNAA, from the coding sequence ATGTTCAGCTTCGATCCCTACTCCCCCGCGGTCGATGCCGACCCCTTTCCGCTGTACAAGACCCTGCGCGACGAGCATCCGGTGTATTGGAGCGAACCGGCGCAGATGTGGGTGCTGTCGCGCTACATCGACGTCGCCTCCGCCGGCACCAATTGGCAGGTGTTCTCCTCGGCCAAGGGCAATCTGATGACCGAGCTGCCGGGCCGCGCCGGCGCCACGCTCGGCACCACCGACCCGCCGCGCCACGACCGGCTGCGCGGTCTCGTCCAGCACGCCTTCATGAAGCGCAATCTCGAGGCGCTGGCCGAGCCGATGCGCGACATCGCGCGCGAGGCGGCCGAGGCGCTGCGCGGCCGCGAGCAGTTCGACTTCATCGCCGACTTCTCGTCGAAATTCACCGTGCGGGTGCTGTTCGCCGCCTTGGGCCTGCCGCTCGGCGACGAGCAGACGGTGCGCGACAAGGCGGTGCTGATGGTGCAGAGCGACCCGGTCAGCCGCGCCAAGGGGCCGGAACATCTCGCCGCCTATGCGTGGATGCAGGACTACGCGGCCAAGGTGATCGCGCAGCGGCGCGCCGAACCACAGAACGACCTGATCTCGCATTTCAGCATGGCGGAGATCGACGGCGACAAATTGGACGAGCGCGAGGTGCTGCTGACGACGACGACGCTGATCATGGCCGGGATCGAATCGCTCGGCGGCTTCATGAGCATGCTGGCGCTGAATCTCGCCGACTATGCCGATGCCCGCCGCGCGGTGGTCGCCGATCCGGCGCGGCTGCCGGACGCGGTCGAGGAGTCGCTGCGCTACAACACCTCGGCGCAGCGCTTCAAACGCTGCCTGCAGACCGACCTGACGCTGCACGGCGTCACCATGAAGGCCGGCGATTTCGTCTGCCTCGCCTACGGCTCCGCCAATCGCGACGAGCGGCAGTTTCCCAATCCGGACGTCTACGATCTGGCGCGCAAGCCGAAGGGCCATCTCGGCTTCGGCGGCGGCGTCCACGGCTGCCTCGGCTCGGCGATCGCCAGAATGGCGATCAAAATCGCGTTCGACGAGTTTCACAAGGTGGTGCCGGACTACACGCGGGTGCAGCCGCGGCTCGACTGGATGCCGTCCTCGACCTTCCGCAGCCCGCTGCGGCTGGAGATGGCGGTCGAGCGTGCAGAATCACGCAACGCGGCGTAG
- a CDS encoding class III extradiol dioxygenase family protein, with amino-acid sequence MATIIGGLAASHVPAIGGAIAKGLQKDPYWAPFFDGFDATHRWLDAVKPDAAVVIYNDHGLNFFLDKMPTFAVGAAPEYRNDDEGWGIPVRAPFRGDTALSWHIIETLVGAEFDPVTCQEMLVDHAYSLPMELFFRERAHDIPTVPVVVNTVQHPLPSLRRCFKLGQAIGRAIESYPEDLKVVVIGTGGLSHQLEGERAGFINTAFDRRCMDAMTGDIDSLLTIDPHELVELAGSQGVEVMNWVAMRGALTGDVHELHRNYHLPISNTASGIMLLENRPKLAQAA; translated from the coding sequence ATGGCGACGATCATCGGCGGCCTCGCCGCCTCCCACGTGCCCGCGATCGGCGGCGCGATCGCCAAGGGCCTGCAGAAGGACCCGTATTGGGCGCCGTTCTTCGACGGCTTCGACGCCACGCATCGCTGGCTCGACGCGGTGAAGCCCGACGCCGCGGTGGTGATCTACAACGATCACGGCCTCAACTTCTTCCTCGACAAGATGCCGACCTTCGCGGTCGGCGCGGCGCCGGAGTATCGCAACGACGACGAGGGCTGGGGCATCCCGGTGCGCGCGCCGTTCCGCGGCGACACCGCGCTGTCGTGGCACATCATCGAGACGCTGGTCGGCGCCGAATTCGATCCGGTCACCTGCCAGGAGATGCTGGTCGACCACGCCTACAGCCTGCCGATGGAACTGTTCTTTCGCGAAAGGGCGCACGACATCCCGACCGTGCCGGTGGTCGTCAACACCGTGCAGCATCCGCTGCCGTCGCTGCGCCGCTGCTTCAAGCTCGGCCAGGCGATCGGCCGCGCCATCGAATCCTATCCTGAAGATCTGAAAGTCGTGGTGATCGGCACCGGCGGGCTGTCGCACCAGCTCGAAGGCGAGCGCGCCGGCTTCATCAACACCGCCTTCGACCGCCGCTGCATGGACGCGATGACCGGCGATATCGACAGCCTCTTGACGATCGACCCGCACGAGCTGGTCGAACTCGCCGGCAGCCAGGGCGTCGAAGTGATGAACTGGGTGGCAATGCGCGGCGCGCTCACCGGCGACGTCCACGAGCTGCACCGCAACTATCATCTGCCGATCTCCAACACCGCGTCGGGAATCATGCTGCTGGAGAATAGGCCGAAGCTGGCGCAGGCGGCGTAG
- a CDS encoding alkyl/aryl-sulfatase codes for MSDAGHKPDSARVAKDATAPVIARHATVLNELPFSDTRDFDEARRGFLGTIDDAMITSPQGRTVWSLAPYAFLAAETAPPSVDPSLWRQSRLNMNHGLFEVVPGVYQVRGFDIANMTLIEGDRGVIVVDTLTSIEGARAALQLYYRHRGERPVSAVIFTHTHADHWGGARGVLDDAALSRGAVPIIAPDQFMEHAVSENIIAGPAMLRRAQYQFGPLLAKGPRGQVDCGLGKSMAAGSVALLRPTDLIRATGDTRTIDGVTLEFQMAPNSEAPAEMHFYVPRCKLLNLAENCTHNFHNLLPFRGADVRDALAWSKYLSEALQLWGGKAEAMCGQHHWPVWGAERIDTMIRQQRDLYKFAHDQTLRLINHGLTAAEIAETIRLPKSLDGAWHTRGYYGHIRHNVKAIYQKYLGWYDANPANLDPLPPVEAGRKYVEYMGGADALLAKARADFARGEFRFVAQALSHLVFAEPDNQDGRHLLADTFEQLGYQSESATWRNAYLFGAQELRAGMPKVPARPPMPRETLAALKTSQLWDVLGVRLNGPKAEGKTIVLNWTFTDTAERWVLTLENCALTYLEGAAADNADAGFELPRGVLDEVIAKQTSFPEAVVAGRIKVRGNPMKLAELMALMDEFPRMFEIVEPKRTIMS; via the coding sequence ATGAGCGACGCTGGTCACAAGCCCGATTCAGCACGCGTCGCCAAGGATGCGACCGCGCCGGTGATCGCGCGGCACGCGACGGTGCTGAACGAATTGCCGTTTTCCGACACGCGGGATTTCGACGAGGCGCGGCGCGGCTTTCTCGGCACCATCGACGACGCGATGATTACGTCGCCGCAGGGCCGCACGGTGTGGAGCCTGGCGCCTTACGCATTTCTCGCCGCGGAAACAGCGCCACCGAGCGTCGATCCGAGCCTGTGGCGGCAATCGCGGCTCAACATGAATCACGGCCTGTTCGAGGTGGTGCCCGGGGTCTATCAGGTGCGCGGCTTCGACATCGCCAACATGACGCTGATCGAGGGCGACCGCGGCGTCATCGTGGTCGATACGCTGACCTCGATCGAGGGCGCGCGCGCGGCGCTGCAACTTTATTATCGGCATCGCGGCGAGCGGCCGGTCAGCGCGGTGATCTTCACCCACACCCACGCCGACCATTGGGGCGGCGCGCGCGGTGTGCTCGACGACGCGGCGCTGTCGCGCGGCGCCGTGCCGATCATCGCGCCGGACCAGTTCATGGAGCACGCCGTCTCGGAGAACATCATCGCCGGGCCGGCGATGCTGCGGCGCGCGCAGTATCAGTTCGGCCCGCTGCTCGCCAAGGGCCCGCGCGGCCAGGTCGATTGCGGGCTCGGCAAGTCGATGGCGGCGGGCTCGGTGGCGCTGCTGCGGCCGACCGATCTGATCCGGGCGACCGGCGACACGCGGACCATCGACGGCGTAACGCTCGAATTCCAGATGGCGCCGAATTCAGAGGCGCCGGCCGAGATGCATTTCTACGTCCCGCGCTGCAAGCTCCTGAACCTCGCCGAGAACTGCACGCACAATTTCCACAATCTGCTGCCGTTTCGCGGCGCCGATGTCCGCGACGCGCTGGCGTGGTCGAAATATCTCAGCGAGGCGCTGCAGCTGTGGGGCGGCAAGGCCGAGGCGATGTGCGGGCAGCATCACTGGCCGGTGTGGGGCGCCGAGCGGATCGACACGATGATCCGGCAACAGCGCGACCTCTACAAATTCGCCCACGACCAGACGCTGCGGCTGATCAACCACGGCCTCACCGCCGCCGAGATCGCCGAGACCATCCGGCTGCCGAAGAGTCTCGACGGCGCCTGGCACACGCGCGGCTATTACGGCCACATCCGCCACAATGTGAAGGCGATCTACCAGAAATATCTCGGCTGGTACGACGCCAACCCGGCCAATCTCGATCCGCTGCCGCCGGTCGAGGCCGGCAGGAAGTATGTGGAGTACATGGGCGGCGCCGACGCGCTGCTGGCGAAGGCCCGCGCCGATTTCGCACGCGGCGAATTCCGCTTCGTGGCGCAGGCGCTGAGCCATCTGGTGTTCGCCGAGCCGGACAACCAGGACGGCCGGCATCTGCTCGCCGACACCTTCGAACAATTGGGCTATCAGTCCGAGAGCGCGACGTGGCGCAACGCCTATCTGTTCGGCGCGCAGGAGCTGCGCGCCGGCATGCCCAAGGTGCCGGCGCGGCCGCCGATGCCGCGCGAGACGCTGGCGGCGCTGAAGACCTCGCAGCTCTGGGACGTGCTCGGCGTCCGGCTCAACGGACCGAAGGCCGAAGGCAAGACCATCGTGCTGAACTGGACATTCACCGACACCGCCGAGCGCTGGGTGCTGACGCTGGAGAATTGCGCACTGACCTATCTGGAGGGCGCGGCGGCGGACAACGCCGATGCCGGCTTCGAATTGCCGCGCGGCGTGCTCGACGAGGTGATCGCCAAGCAGACCTCGTTCCCCGAGGCGGTGGTGGCCGGCCGGATCAAGGTCCGCGGCAATCCGATGAAGCTCGCCGAACTGATGGCGCTGATGGACGAGTTCCCGCGGATGTTCGAGATCGTCGAGCCGAAGCGGACGATCATGAGCTGA
- the smc gene encoding chromosome segregation protein SMC — protein sequence MKLTRLRLHGFKSFVEPTDFMIEPGLTGVVGPNGCGKSNLVEALRWAMGETSHKSLRATDMDAVIFAGSGNRPSRNHAEVVMSIDNTDRTAPAALNDSEVLEISRRIEREAGSQYRINGREVRARDVQLLFADAATGARSPALVHQGKIGEIIQAKPEQRRRVLEDAAGVAGLHARRHEAELRLKAAETNLTRVEDVIGQLSSQVDGLKKQARQAIRFREVAAKVRKTEATLYHLRWRDANTEVTTAAQVHDLGVRELAERTREQAEAARIQADRASTLPGLREAEARAAAGLQRLINARELLDREEARAKERVVELERRLAQFSSDVEREQQQAIDADAALERLQAEDIELREEILERVEKRGGVDERVGLAEEALGEAERLFAELTTQLAQLTARRNQFEQAVRSHRDRLGRLDTEIRNVDSEIERLTAETSGAGNVDELAEAVAMAQETLAELEASVQQAEAAQVAARHKLDGSRSPLVDAEKRVQRLETEAKTISKILNGETKNLWPPIIDGITVAKGYEKAIGAVLGDDLDAPVDPTAPMRWTDIGVQADDPALPDGVEALSQHVNAPPELARRLAQIGVVTKERGGELVGQLKTGQRLVSLDGDVWRWDGFVASAHAPTGAARRLAERARLVDIENELEQARIDASAKRDALEMAEAELRNAAQAESASRESLRGARREVDAARERHAAAEREINRHAARRSALTEAQSRLAADRLEAEMACETAENALAELAPNDDSEQRLSAVRGDIENHRRNAAQVRAEAQALAREAELADKRLQAIVGERNQWIQRKQSAASQIATVEERVAELIAERAELDNAPTVFAEKRSAIITEIEYAEADRRTAADALATAEQAMADTDRAAKATLEQLSRAREACARAEERMEAARRRLEDIEREIRDMLEVEPQAAASLAEIVEGTELPPLAEIEADLEKLRRDRERLGAVNLRAEEELNEVETQHGSLAAERDDLVEAIKKLRTGIQSLNKEARERLLASFEVVNGHFKRLFTTLFGGGEAELKLIESDDPLEAGLEIIAKPPGKKPQSLSLLSGGEQALTAMALIFAVFLTNPSPICVLDEVDAPLDDHNVERFCDLLNEMTATTETRFIIITHNPITMARMNRLFGVTMAERGVSQLVSVDLQGAVDILDQNVA from the coding sequence ATGAAACTCACGCGTCTCCGCCTTCACGGCTTCAAGTCGTTCGTCGAGCCCACCGACTTCATGATCGAGCCGGGTCTCACCGGCGTGGTCGGGCCGAACGGCTGCGGCAAGTCCAATCTGGTCGAGGCGCTGCGCTGGGCGATGGGCGAGACCTCGCACAAATCGCTGCGCGCGACCGACATGGACGCGGTGATCTTCGCGGGCTCCGGCAACCGGCCGTCGCGCAACCACGCCGAAGTGGTGATGTCGATCGACAACACCGACCGCACCGCGCCGGCGGCGCTGAACGATTCGGAAGTGCTGGAAATCTCCCGCCGGATCGAACGCGAGGCCGGCTCGCAATATCGCATCAACGGCCGCGAAGTCCGCGCCCGCGACGTGCAGCTGTTGTTCGCCGATGCCGCCACCGGCGCGCGCTCGCCGGCGCTGGTCCACCAGGGCAAGATCGGCGAAATCATCCAGGCCAAGCCGGAACAGCGCCGCCGCGTGCTGGAAGACGCCGCCGGCGTCGCCGGCCTGCACGCCCGCCGCCACGAGGCCGAACTGCGGCTGAAGGCGGCCGAAACCAACCTGACCCGCGTCGAGGACGTGATCGGACAACTCTCGTCGCAGGTCGACGGGCTGAAGAAGCAGGCGCGGCAGGCGATCCGATTCAGGGAAGTCGCCGCCAAGGTGCGCAAGACCGAGGCGACGCTGTATCATCTGCGCTGGCGCGACGCCAACACCGAGGTCACCACCGCCGCCCAGGTGCACGATCTCGGCGTCCGCGAACTCGCCGAGCGTACCCGCGAGCAAGCCGAGGCCGCCCGCATCCAGGCCGACCGCGCCTCGACGCTGCCCGGCCTGCGCGAGGCCGAGGCCCGCGCCGCCGCAGGATTGCAGCGGCTGATCAACGCCCGCGAATTGCTCGACCGCGAGGAGGCCCGCGCCAAGGAGCGCGTCGTCGAGCTCGAGCGCCGGCTGGCGCAGTTCTCCTCCGACGTCGAGCGCGAGCAGCAACAGGCGATCGATGCCGACGCCGCACTGGAGCGGCTGCAGGCCGAGGACATCGAGCTGCGTGAAGAGATTCTCGAACGCGTCGAGAAGCGCGGCGGCGTCGACGAGCGCGTCGGCCTCGCCGAGGAAGCGCTCGGCGAAGCCGAGCGGCTGTTCGCCGAACTCACCACCCAGCTCGCCCAGCTCACCGCGCGGCGCAACCAGTTCGAGCAGGCGGTGCGCAGCCATCGCGACCGGCTCGGCCGGCTCGACACCGAGATCAGGAACGTCGACAGCGAAATCGAGCGGCTGACGGCGGAAACCAGCGGCGCCGGCAATGTCGACGAACTCGCCGAAGCGGTGGCGATGGCGCAGGAGACGCTGGCCGAACTCGAAGCCTCGGTGCAGCAGGCCGAGGCTGCGCAGGTCGCCGCCCGGCACAAGCTCGACGGCTCGCGCAGCCCGCTGGTCGACGCCGAAAAGCGCGTGCAGCGGCTCGAGACCGAAGCCAAGACGATCAGCAAGATCCTCAACGGCGAGACCAAGAATCTGTGGCCGCCGATCATCGACGGCATCACCGTCGCCAAGGGTTACGAGAAGGCGATCGGCGCCGTGCTGGGCGACGATCTCGACGCGCCGGTGGACCCGACCGCGCCGATGCGCTGGACCGATATCGGCGTGCAGGCCGACGATCCGGCGCTGCCGGACGGCGTCGAGGCGCTGAGCCAACACGTCAACGCGCCACCGGAGTTGGCGCGGCGTCTGGCGCAGATCGGCGTGGTGACGAAGGAGCGCGGCGGCGAACTGGTCGGGCAGTTGAAAACCGGCCAGCGGCTGGTGTCGCTCGACGGCGACGTCTGGCGCTGGGACGGCTTCGTCGCCTCGGCCCATGCGCCGACCGGCGCGGCGCGGCGTCTGGCGGAGCGCGCCCGTCTGGTCGATATCGAGAACGAACTGGAGCAGGCCCGGATCGACGCGAGCGCCAAGCGCGACGCGCTGGAAATGGCCGAAGCCGAACTGCGCAACGCTGCGCAGGCCGAGTCCGCGTCGCGCGAGTCGCTGCGCGGCGCCCGCCGCGAGGTCGATGCCGCGCGCGAGCGCCATGCCGCCGCCGAGCGCGAGATCAACCGCCACGCCGCGCGCCGCTCGGCGCTGACCGAAGCGCAGTCGCGCCTCGCCGCCGACCGTCTCGAAGCCGAGATGGCCTGCGAGACCGCCGAGAACGCGCTGGCGGAGCTTGCGCCGAACGACGATTCCGAGCAGCGGCTGTCGGCCGTGCGCGGCGACATCGAAAATCATCGGCGCAACGCCGCGCAGGTCCGCGCCGAGGCGCAGGCGCTGGCGCGCGAGGCCGAGCTCGCCGACAAGCGGCTGCAGGCGATCGTCGGCGAGCGCAACCAGTGGATCCAGCGCAAGCAGAGCGCGGCGTCGCAGATCGCGACCGTCGAGGAGCGCGTCGCCGAACTGATCGCCGAGCGCGCCGAGCTCGACAATGCGCCGACGGTGTTCGCCGAGAAGCGCAGCGCGATCATCACCGAGATCGAATACGCCGAGGCCGACCGCCGCACCGCCGCCGACGCGCTCGCCACCGCCGAACAGGCGATGGCCGACACCGACCGCGCCGCGAAAGCGACGCTCGAACAGCTCTCCCGCGCCCGCGAAGCCTGCGCCCGCGCCGAGGAGCGGATGGAAGCGGCGCGCCGCCGGCTCGAGGACATCGAGCGCGAGATCCGCGACATGCTCGAAGTCGAGCCGCAGGCCGCCGCCTCGCTCGCCGAGATCGTCGAGGGCACCGAACTGCCGCCGCTCGCCGAGATCGAAGCCGATCTGGAGAAGCTGCGCCGCGACCGCGAACGGCTCGGCGCAGTCAATCTGCGCGCCGAGGAAGAGCTCAACGAGGTCGAAACCCAGCACGGCTCGCTCGCCGCCGAGCGCGACGATCTGGTCGAGGCGATCAAGAAGCTGCGCACCGGCATCCAGAGCCTCAACAAGGAAGCGCGCGAGCGCCTCCTGGCGTCGTTCGAAGTCGTCAACGGCCACTTCAAGCGGCTGTTCACCACGCTGTTCGGCGGCGGCGAGGCCGAATTGAAACTGATCGAGAGCGACGACCCGCTGGAAGCCGGCCTCGAAATCATCGCCAAGCCGCCGGGGAAGAAGCCGCAATCGCTGTCGCTATTGTCCGGCGGCGAGCAGGCGCTGACCGCGATGGCGCTGATCTTCGCGGTGTTCCTCACCAACCCGTCGCCGATCTGCGTGCTGGACGAAGTCGACGCGCCGCTCGACGACCACAACGTCGAACGGTTCTGCGACCTGTTGAACGAGATGACCGCGACCACCGAGACGCGGTTCATCATTATCACCCACAACCCGATCACCATGGCGCGGATGAACCGGCTGTTCGGCGTCACCATGGCGGAGCGCGGCGTCTCGCAGCTGGTCTCGGTCGACCTGCAAGGCGCGGTGGATATTCTGGATCAGAACGTGGCGTGA
- a CDS encoding small ribosomal subunit Rsm22 family protein, with product MIPPSLPAELKAALEQALHRLPRDAAATRAAAISQTYRDGGNSSPIKTTTDALAYAGARMPATYAAVAASLNALREIRPDFAPRTLLDVGAGPGTASWAAAQAFDTLQSFTLLDANTALRALALTLAQGSPLAGADYQLGDARKLLGGAPDAALVIASYVINELDDKARDDFADAAWRKTSDTLLIVEPGTPAGYARILAVRARLIAQGARVIAPCPHEHACPLTAPDWCHFVQRLPRSRLHQHLKGAELPYEDEKFIYLALSRTAPPSRPSRVLTQPVQTKVAITAKLCTPQGLDHAVAPRRDKPSYARFRRLSWGDTISTDTARE from the coding sequence ATGATCCCGCCGTCCCTCCCCGCCGAACTGAAGGCCGCGCTGGAGCAGGCGCTGCACCGCTTGCCGCGCGACGCGGCGGCGACGCGGGCGGCTGCTATCTCACAGACCTATCGCGACGGCGGCAACTCTTCCCCGATCAAGACCACGACCGACGCGCTGGCCTATGCGGGCGCGCGGATGCCGGCGACTTACGCGGCGGTGGCGGCGAGCCTGAATGCGCTGCGCGAGATCCGCCCGGACTTCGCCCCGCGCACGCTGCTCGATGTCGGCGCCGGACCGGGCACCGCGAGCTGGGCCGCCGCGCAGGCGTTCGACACGCTGCAGAGCTTCACCCTGCTCGATGCCAACACGGCGTTACGCGCATTGGCGCTGACGCTGGCGCAAGGCAGCCCGCTCGCGGGTGCGGACTACCAACTCGGCGACGCGCGCAAACTGCTCGGCGGGGCGCCGGACGCGGCCTTGGTGATCGCCAGCTACGTCATCAACGAACTCGACGACAAAGCGCGCGACGACTTCGCCGATGCGGCGTGGCGCAAGACCAGCGACACGCTGCTGATCGTCGAGCCCGGCACGCCGGCCGGCTATGCCCGCATCCTCGCGGTCCGCGCGCGGCTGATCGCACAGGGCGCGCGCGTGATCGCGCCGTGCCCGCACGAGCACGCCTGTCCGCTGACCGCGCCGGACTGGTGTCACTTCGTGCAGCGGCTACCGCGGTCGAGACTGCATCAACACCTCAAGGGCGCCGAACTTCCCTATGAGGACGAAAAATTCATCTATCTGGCGCTGAGCCGCACGGCGCCGCCGTCGCGGCCCTCGCGCGTGCTGACGCAGCCGGTGCAGACCAAGGTGGCGATCACCGCCAAGCTGTGCACGCCGCAGGGGCTCGACCATGCGGTCGCGCCGCGGCGTGACAAGCCGTCTTATGCGCGATTCCGCCGCCTGAGTTGGGGCGACACGATCAGCACCGACACCGCACGGGAATAA
- a CDS encoding protocatechuate 4,5-dioxygenase subunit alpha, translated as MSQALAKQPEAGAYLKRDIFGTPIFGPEAAQKGYALNKMCFSFNSAAARADFVADEAAYCARYGLTATQTEAILKRDLLKLLDHGGNAYYLAKFAGILGLNMQDIGALQTGMSVEQFKAKLLAARDS; from the coding sequence ATGAGCCAGGCTTTGGCCAAACAGCCAGAAGCAGGCGCCTATTTGAAGCGCGACATCTTCGGCACGCCGATCTTCGGCCCGGAAGCGGCGCAGAAGGGCTACGCTCTCAACAAGATGTGCTTCTCCTTCAATTCCGCCGCCGCCCGCGCCGACTTCGTCGCGGACGAGGCGGCCTATTGCGCGCGCTACGGCCTCACCGCCACGCAGACCGAGGCGATCCTGAAGCGCGATCTGCTGAAGCTGCTCGATCACGGCGGCAACGCCTACTACCTCGCCAAATTCGCCGGCATCCTCGGCCTCAACATGCAGGACATCGGGGCGCTGCAGACCGGCATGAGCGTCGAGCAGTTCAAGGCCAAGCTTTTGGCCGCCAGAGATAGTTGA
- a CDS encoding DsbA family protein, producing MMITRRTFTAALSLTGLAAVAGVSPFRLIGDAFAQSSAAATAADVAKPMSLPDMALGPKDAAVTITEYASMTCSHCATFNEEVFPKLKAAYIDTGKVRYVFREFPLDIKAAAGSMLSRCIAKDDSAKYFAVTDLLFKTQADWVMKDTTEQLKRIGKQAGLSAADVEACLKDQALLDKIAADQKYANEVLKVNSTPSFFVNGEMLRGETSLEEFAKRIDPLLQKKS from the coding sequence CTGATGATCACGCGCCGCACCTTCACCGCCGCTCTGTCGCTGACCGGTCTCGCCGCCGTCGCCGGCGTCTCGCCGTTCCGCCTGATCGGCGACGCCTTCGCCCAGAGCAGCGCTGCCGCGACCGCCGCCGACGTCGCCAAGCCGATGTCGCTGCCCGACATGGCGCTCGGCCCCAAGGACGCCGCCGTCACCATCACCGAATACGCCTCGATGACCTGCTCGCACTGCGCGACGTTCAACGAGGAAGTATTTCCGAAGCTGAAGGCCGCCTATATCGACACCGGCAAGGTCCGCTACGTGTTCCGCGAGTTCCCGCTCGACATCAAGGCCGCCGCCGGCTCGATGCTGTCGCGCTGCATCGCCAAGGACGATTCGGCGAAGTACTTCGCCGTCACCGACCTGTTGTTCAAGACCCAGGCCGACTGGGTGATGAAGGACACCACCGAGCAGCTCAAGCGCATCGGCAAGCAGGCCGGCCTGTCGGCCGCGGACGTCGAGGCCTGCCTGAAGGACCAGGCGCTGCTCGACAAGATCGCCGCCGACCAGAAATACGCCAACGAAGTTCTCAAGGTGAACTCGACTCCGAGCTTCTTCGTCAACGGCGAAATGCTTCGCGGCGAAACCTCGCTGGAAGAATTCGCCAAGCGCATCGACCCCTTGCTGCAGAAGAAGAGCTGA
- a CDS encoding COG4315 family predicted lipoprotein, translated as MSRTLTLFTAAVFALAASAASAMTLKTADTAAGKTFVDAKGMTLYTFDKDAGGKSMCNGPCATNWPPLAAAADAKPTADMTIVTRDDGSKMWAYKGKPLYTFAKDMKPGDTTGDGFLNGAWHIAKP; from the coding sequence ATGTCCCGCACGCTCACGCTTTTCACCGCCGCCGTTTTCGCGCTCGCCGCTTCCGCGGCCTCGGCCATGACGCTCAAGACCGCCGACACCGCCGCCGGCAAGACCTTCGTCGACGCCAAGGGCATGACGCTCTACACCTTCGACAAGGACGCCGGCGGCAAGTCGATGTGCAACGGCCCCTGCGCCACCAACTGGCCGCCGCTCGCCGCCGCAGCCGACGCCAAGCCGACCGCCGACATGACCATCGTGACGCGCGACGACGGCAGCAAGATGTGGGCCTACAAGGGCAAGCCGCTGTATACCTTCGCCAAGGACATGAAGCCCGGCGACACCACCGGCGACGGCTTCCTCAACGGCGCCTGGCACATCGCCAAGCCGTAA
- a CDS encoding DUF721 domain-containing protein, whose protein sequence is MSKPGPIYKPGPISARPLSGLLGATLNEAFAKQGFAARELVTRWPEIAGAQIAAHCEPLKMQWPRPVEGQPQEPATLVLRVEGPMALEIQHSSDQILQRVNRFFGWAAVGKLALRQAPLTRKSRKPLPQPPDPAAVAQIAAGLDAVADDDLRTALARLGATIKRN, encoded by the coding sequence ATGAGCAAGCCCGGCCCGATCTACAAGCCCGGCCCGATCAGCGCCAGGCCGCTGTCGGGGCTGCTCGGCGCGACGCTCAACGAGGCGTTCGCCAAGCAGGGTTTTGCCGCGCGGGAACTGGTGACGCGCTGGCCGGAGATCGCCGGCGCGCAGATCGCCGCGCATTGCGAGCCGCTGAAGATGCAATGGCCGCGCCCGGTCGAGGGCCAGCCGCAGGAGCCGGCCACGCTGGTGCTGCGGGTCGAAGGCCCGATGGCGCTGGAAATCCAGCATTCGTCCGACCAGATCCTGCAGCGGGTCAACCGCTTCTTCGGCTGGGCCGCGGTCGGCAAACTGGCGCTGCGCCAGGCGCCGTTGACGCGCAAGAGTCGCAAGCCGCTGCCGCAGCCGCCGGACCCCGCCGCCGTCGCGCAGATCGCGGCCGGCCTCGACGCCGTCGCGGACGACGATCTGCGCACCGCGCTGGCCCGGCTCGGCGCCACGATCAAGCGGAATTGA